The Phyllostomus discolor isolate MPI-MPIP mPhyDis1 chromosome 9, mPhyDis1.pri.v3, whole genome shotgun sequence nucleotide sequence TGCTGCTATCGTTGTTGCCCACGGCGCGGGCTCTGAGCCTGGCGGGGCCTCACCACCAGAGGGTCCTTCTTTTCCGGCTCACTCAGCAGGGCCCCTCTGGAAGCGGGGTCAGTAACACCACGGATTCGCCCTGCGAGGGGCTCTTCCCCACAGGGGCCACGACCTTGACCCTGGCGAACCGCAGCCTGGCACGCCTGCCGAGCTGCCTGCCCAGCTCACTGCGCAGCCTGGACGGCAGCCACAATCTGCTGAGCGTCCTGAACGCGTCGGAGCTCGGCCACCTGCCGCAGCTGCAGGTGCTGACGCTGCACCACAACCGCATCAGCACACTGCTATGGGGCCCCGGCTGGCCCACGGGTCTGCACACGCTAGACCTCGGCTACAACAAGCTGGCCGCCCTGCCACCGTGCGCTGGGCCCGCTCTGAGCAGCCTTCGCACGCTCGAGCTCGCCGGGAACCCCCTGCAGTCGCTGCCGCCCCGGGCCTTCGCCTGCTTCCCCGAGTTGCGTCTACTCAACCTCTCCCGCACCGCGCTGGGCAGCGGCGCCCAGGGGGACATCGCGGACACCGCCTTCGCGCCCCTAGCCACCCTGGAGGTCCTGGACCTCAGCGGCACGCTCCTCAAGCAGGGTGAGTCCTGGGCTCCACCGTTTTTTAGAGGCGGGCTGGACATGTTCTCCCGGGCAGGCCTCTAGATTTCCTGAGCCACACACACCTTGCTGGGAACACCTCACGGAGGTTAATTCCTTGAATCCCGATGTAGGAACTATCATCTCTGTTTTGCGTTAAGAGGAAACCGAAGTCCAGAAAGGTGCAAGGCCGGAGATCTCACAGCTCATTAAGTGTTGTCTCCAAATCCAAATCCAAGCTTTCTGGGTCCAGAAACCAAAGTTTAGCCTCCCTGTGGCACTGCGACCCAGCAGAGCTGAAGAATGGTAGTAGAGTGGGGAAGTGGATGCATTGATTCAGGGCTGATTAGCACCAAACAGGCAGTTCTTGTGATGCAAATGATGCTCTGAGGATGACTTCACGGCCTTTTCTACTTGGTTGGCTAAAATCGTGTCTGCAAATGTTGACCGCTTTAAACAATACACAGGAGGGAGGTAAGAATACCAGTTCTTCTGTACTTGGTGTATTCTGACTCTGGTTCACAAGGTtggtttcattattttaaaaaacatttcatggGTCTAGAATCacctctcccaccaccacagaaaaagaaagaaaagagcgaGAACTGGAAACAAAGGGGAAGGTATACATTATCCATGTATGAGGAGAGCCACATAATTAGGTTTCTGGGCCTCACTCAGCCTTCtgcttttctcccccttccctacCTTCCTCAAAAATTCCTTCACTCCTGGTAGCCATCAGAGTGAAGTTTGGGGTATTTCCATATGGGGTTAACAAGAAGGTGGGAGAGCAGCGGAGTTGGAGACAGTgtcctgggttcaagtcctggctctgtccTTTCCCAGCTGTATGGCCTTGGGCTTCTCATTCTCCTTTCTGGCCTCAGCCAccttgggaaggaaggaaggaaggaaggaaggaaggaaggaaggaaggaaggaaggaaggaaggaaggaagggaggggaggaggggggagggggagggagggggagggaggggggaggaagggactgGCCTTTCCGTTGAAATGGCCCTGAGATCCCCAAAGCTGCCACTGTGCCCATGCTCAGCAATGACGTTCACAACTCGCCTTTTCACTCTGGGTGTTTCAGTAATGCCCTGCCAGCCTCCTAAGTTAGTGTCTTCCTGGGTAGTGGGCAGTTTCCCCTCTGTGTTTCAGTGCAGTCAGGGTGGATCAGAGACCTGCCCAAGCTCACGTCCCTCTACCTAAAGAACATGCCCAGGCTGAGGAGCCTGGAGGGGGACATTTTCAAGATGACCCCTGACCTGCAACAGCTGGATTGTCAAGATTCCCCAGCACTTACCTCTGTCCAGACACACATCTTTCAAGACACTCCTCGCCTACAGCTCCTTCTGCTCCAGAAGTAAGTACTGGTATTTCTGAATCCCATGCCTCAATTTTGCCCATTACACTATACTAAGTAGGTATAACTATTTTATAGAGCAAAGCAGACTCTAATTTTCCTCCAGTGGCTCCTTCAAGTCctctctggggttttgttcttcCTTACCCTTTGGGTGATATCTTTGGGCCTGTCCCAGGTAGTCCCTCCAGCCTGAAACTGTGCACCTCAATTCCGTCCAGAGTAATATTAAAACTCCTAACTCTCATGCATGTAAGGCTTCCTTTAAGCTCAGGATGAGTAACCTGCATGGGAAGAAGGGGTGAGGGCATCGGGTTCTTTATTTCTCCAACCACATGCGTCTCCATGTGAGCAGTCAGCCGAGGGTCTAGGGAGGAAAAGCGAGAGAGTCGAACTGTCCTACTTGCAGTCAGCACCCAGGGTTGGTGCCTTCTGCCCTAGTGATGTCCGAAGTGCCACTCTACCCACCCTCCTTCCTGACTTCTAACAGGAAGGGCAGCATCCCTTTGAAGAAGATCCCAGGCCACCTCCTTTCCTGGGCACCCACACCTGGGAAGCAGCCACTTCTGTCTTTTCTCTGCCTGCTCCAGCCCCAACCAGAGTGCTTCACTTCAGCGTTTGtcataaagaaaaggagagagaagatgcAGAGCACTTAGCTCAAAGCCTGTCAGATGGTGTGTGCTCTATAACATTAGTGCAGATGAAGGTGGCTGTGATAATAGTGATGATGGTAATGATGAAAGCGATTGTGAGGATGTTGGCAATATGGTGTGTTGGCGATAGTGACAGTAAcggtaataataatgatgatggtggtggtgatatgATGAGAGTGATACCTCTGGCTCAGACTCCACTTTTGAGCTTTAGACTGAAGCAACATTGTGTGTAAGGTGTCGGAGGTGGAGCCAAACTGCCTGGGCTCAAATCCTGACTCCActactcactagctgtgtgagtCGGGGCAAGTTACTTAGCACTTCCatagctcagtttcctcatctgtgacatgATGACCAAAAGAGAAGCCCAAGGTCATTGCGAGCATTGCCCAAAGTAATATCATCTAATAGTTAGATGGTGTACTAACCCCTAAGAGAATGGTTTTCCCATACACCACCATGGCTCTCTGGGAATCGTTTAGACCTGATTGTAAAAGCCTGACAATTGATTTTCTGTGTATTTCAGCTGCAACTTGAGTTCCTTCGCTCCTTGGACCCTGAATTCCTCCCAGGTCCTATCCATCAACCTCTTTGGCAACCCCCTCACTTGCAGCTGTGAGTTGTCATGGCTCCTTGTGAATGCAAAGAAGATAGTCCTGACCAGGTAACACATTCACAAAGCAGGTGACTAAGGAGTGAGGGTCAACCACCTGGAACTGAAGTTGTCCCAGCTCATGTCTTGCTCATATAACCAGGCTGGGCAGGTTGGCATTGTTGGGCAGGGTGGCCATCTCTCATGTAGTCACATTTAGGGACCCAGCTAATGGAGGCAATGCTTCCCTTCCGGTgagtcagagaggcagagagcatGGACAAACAGATATGGAAGGTTTTACTGGGCCTGACCAGGAGGTGGGGCTCATCATTACCACTAACAGCCACACTTAActgcaaggaaggctgggaaatgtagtctagcTCTGTTCCCAGTAGGAAAAAGAAATGGCCTAAGTGAACAGTTAGCTTTTCTCTGCCAAAGTAGGGTTATcattgccccattttacagacgagtgGACTGGGGCCAAAGGAGAGGGCTATTTGCCTAGATTTATGCAACTTCTGGGTGGAAGAGGCAGAATCCACCTCCCTCCAAAATTGTGCTTAAGCACTGGGCTCCCATGAGTCCCCCAAATGGAGCCTGGCCTCCTGTGTCATTCAGTTCAAGGCCAGTGGACTTACAGAACTGTAAGTGGGACAGACAGAAGTCCTATGAAAACTTCTCATTGGCTCTTACCTGAAAGAGCTATTTTTGCAGTGGGGCCTCATGCCCAGGTTGGCCACAAGAAGAGGATGAGGGCTGGGAACACCTCTGGTCTTGAGCACCCTAAAACCAGCTCTATCAGCTCACTTTTGGGGACATCCCCTGTTCTGTAGGGGTCCTTTTCTTGCCTCCCACCTAAGCCTGGAAACAAGTGAGGCTCAGTCTGTCCCTTTCTCCGCTTCATGTGGATTCCAAAGACAAGCACCCAGGGCCTTTGCAGTGAAGGGTCGAACTTTGTATTAATGAGGAGGTTGAGAGTGCAGGCTCTTCACATCACATCCTACTGTTCATTTTGGCTgcattacttaacttctctgggcctctaccacctcacctgtaaaatggggataacagtgcCTACCTCATAAGGTAGTGCAGATTAAATCCATCAATACAGTAAAGTGCTAACAGTAGTCCCTAGCACATGTCAAGCACTCAGAAAAATGTTAACGAGTGTGAGTATTGTGACTAGTACTCACGGCCAGGAAGCAGACAGGTGAGAACGCTTAGAGAATCTGGACTGCCCTTCACAGTATTTACCCAGGTTTAGGCTCTGCCATTTGCTGGCAGTGGCATCTCAGGCAGGTAgttctttctgagcttctgtttcctcctctgcctcctgagaGCCTCCTCCACAGGTTGCTTTAAAGGTCAGTGAGGTGCTGTGTGTCTAGTGTGTACTCTGAGGTACCTGGTAGGTGTGTTGACAAGCCTTACAAAAGGGATTCTCTGCATTGAGTACGCAAAGGCCAGCACAAAAGCAGTTTTGATGCCAAAATTACCTTTTATCTGGTTAACTTCCCTTCCAGGGCAGCTGACACTCTGTGCGCACCAGCTGCAGGATCCCTGGGGGCCTTCTCAGCTCCTCTCCCGCTGTCCCAGCTGCCCAGTGTGTGCCACTGGGACCAAAGCACCACTCTCTTTGATTCCaacccaccctcctccctctgctgtACCCAGACACCATCCACACAGGGGCCCTTCATCCTGCCCAGCACAGCCCCCTCCACTCAAGCTGTGGGAGGCCCACAGAGTGTcaccacagccccctcccacacTGTGGGTCCCACCTCAGGAGCTGCACTGTCACACAGCAGTGTTGGGGAGGGGGCCACGGCCTCTGCTACCATCTCTACATCAGGTCCAAAAAACTCCAGCCATCCACCTAGGGCTGCAAGCACAGCCGGGACAGAACACGAAGTACATACTGCCCGGTTTGTCCTTGACCCTAACATCTCAGCTGCCACCACCCCACCGGCCAGCAAACAGCTTGGCCTCTTCCCTGCCTCCGGCAGCCCACTGAGCACACCCCAGCACGACTGGAAGACACAAGCCACCCCGCAGGCTCCCCACCCAAGCCGTTCCGAGGGTGAAATTCCAATCCTGCTTTTGGACGACTCGAGTGAGAGTGAGGATGAGGAGGTCCGAGCGCCTCCCAAGGACGTCCCCTGTGATTACCACCCCTGTAAGCACCTCCAGACTCCGTGTGCAGACCTGCAGAGGCGCTTGTGGTGCCGGTGCCCCGGCCTCAGCAGGGAAGACACTATCCCAGACCCTCCCAAGCTGCAAGGGGTGTCAGAGACCACCGATACATCTGCGCTTGTCCGCTGGTGCGCCCCTAACTCGGTGGTGCGCAGCTACCAGATCCGCTACTCTCCGGAGGGCTGGCCGGGCAACCAGTCGGTGGTTGGGGACATCTACGTCACTGCCCGGCAGCACACCTTGTACGGGCTCTCCCCGGGCACCACGTACCGCGTGTGCGTCCAGGCGGCCAACAGCGCGGGGCTGAGCCAGCCGAAGGCCTCGGGCTGGAGGGAGCCGTGCGCCACCTTCACCACCAAGCCCAGCTTCGTGCTCATCTTCGCGGGCCTGTGTGCCGCCAGCGGCCTGCTGCTCGTGTGCACCCTGCTGCTGACCCTGTGTCTCTGCAGGCGGGGCCGGAGACCACACAGGCAAAGCTACGACACGCACCTGGTGGCCTACAAGAACCCAGCCTTTGACTACCCGCTGAAACTGCAGAGCTTCAGTTAGcccagcttcccctcccccagtcgAACTGGATAATCACTGCCCTCTCGGCTCTGACTCCCGAAAGGCCAAGCACTCCTCCGGCACACACttgccttccttctacttggCTGTGGCTGTTTCCAGAAACGTGGTGGCCCACGTGAAACCTCTCGTATCGGAACGGgccattcttatttttcaatagcCACCGGTGCTCCTCGGTGTACAGAACTGTgtgtggaaggaggaagagataaaacaaaGTCTCTAATCCAGCCTCTTATACTACATTAGTGACACTCTCAAACCATTTTAGGAAgttgagggcattatactaagtgaaataagttccGTCTGGTCAAGCTCCAGCAAGGCACCTGTTTGTTAGTAAAGGAATGGACTCCAGTGGGTTCTCGACCTCAGAACTGGGTGTGAGGAAAAGCGCTGGTGGTTTCCCGAGGCCTTCCTGGTTTCTCGGTCACTTTTCAGGATATGGCAAAAATGTGCTTCTAGCTTTAGAGTTAAAACAGCAGACTTTTCacgtctttgcccattttttaatgggcttgttttttgttattgagttttaacaagttctttataaattttggatattaaccccttatcagatgtgtcattggcaaatatgttctattCAGTGGgatggttttttgttgtttttttttttttttcattttattgatggtttcctttcctgtgcaaaattttttagtttgatgtagtccaaattgcttatttttttgtttcccttgcctgaggcaatatatcagaaaaaatattgctatgagaaatgtccaaattttactacctatgttttcttctaggatttttatggttttgtgagtTTACATTAAAGTCTTTTATCCGTTTTGTGTTTATTCCTGTGTTGGCataaggaggtggtctagtttttttgtttgtttgttttttgcacataacttttccaacaccatttattgaatagactatctttatcccattgtgtgttcttgcATTCTTTACCAAATATTGACTGTAAAGgtatggctttatttctgggctttctatattccactgatctatgtctggtttatgccagtaccatgctgttttgattactatggccttgtagtatagtttgagtCAGGTAGCTTGAGTCctccaacttggttcttctttctcaagattgctttggctattagggttttttttgtggtgtgcacccctatgttcactgcagtttatttataatagccaagatttggaagcaacccaagtgtccatcagtagatgagtagataaaaaagctgtggtacatttacagaatggaatactacttggccataaaaatgaagaaaatcttatcctttgcaacagcatggatggacctggacagaattatgctaagtgaaataagtcagccagagacagacaagtaccatatgatttcacttatatgtagcatctaatgaataaaataacctaacaaacaaaatggaaacagactcatagagagtagactgacagctgtcagaggggagatgttatgaggctgggtgaaaaagatgaagggattaagtgaaaacaaacaaactcatggacacagacaacagcaccgtgattaccagaggggaagagaattggggggaggtagaagagggtaaggtGGTGATAGGAGACCTGATTTGGGGgagtgaacacaatacaatatacagttgaTGTATTATAGGTTTGTACAccagaaacctatataattttatcaactaaTGTCACGCCAatacatttgaattaaaaaaaaagtcttctgggAGCACTTGTGAAACACAGGAAAGACTCCTTTCTAAAGTCAATGTTTGCCCCAGCTGGAGTGGCTCAGTAGAtccagcactggcctgtgaactgacaggttgctggtttgattccccatcagggcacacgcctgggctgtgggccaggtccaagATGCACagtcacatccatgtttctctccctctctttctcccacccttctctgtctgaaaataaaatctttaaaaataaatgaagtcaatGTTTATTGCATTTTATCTAAGTGGACAAAGGAGCTATGAACTTTTTGTTTCTAAGGAAGCATAATGTGCTCATTTTCAGGaagtttttttagagagaagaaatgagCAGAAGAGAACCTCAGGCTCTAGCTTGAAGTCAAAACATTTCTCTGCATTAAACAATGCTTTCAtgatttgcatgtgtgtgtgggatATGCCTTCATCCTTCCTCATTTTTATACAATCTTAGGGAAAAATGATGTTGTAAAATTAAAATGGGGGTCGTATttctagattttaattttctccagtAGCATTGATGTTGGTTTTCTGTGGCTATCCTAACAATTATCACAAACTGGgtgccttaaaacaacaaaaattaattctTACAGTTCAGAAATCCACAATCAAGGCATCAGCAGCATTGATTCCTTCTGGAGACTTGGAGGAATTGTTCCATGCCCCTTCCCTAGATTCTGGTGGTTGCCAGCAATCCTTGGTGTCCGTTGGCTTGAACATCTATCACTCCTGTCTATGTATGCCTTCGTTGTCTCAGGACattctgtgtgcgtgtgtgtgtgtgtgtgtgtgtagccaaatttcccccttttctattatttcccccctgctttattgagatacatgATATAAAACACCAAGTTTGAGGTGTCTAATGTgacttgatatatgtatatattgggaAATGATCACAATAAGGTGAGCGAACACTTCTAGCACCTGACGGTTACTAAGATCTACTGTCTCCGCAACtttcaattatataatacagtACTGTTAACTACAGTCATTGTGTTGTCTTTTGGAGATCATTAGATCCCCAAATCTTACTCATCTTGTAACTGGAAGTGTGTATACTTTGGCCAGCTTCACCcatcccaccctcacccctgagAACCACTAGCCTGTTTCTATGgagtttttttttagattccacatataagtgaagtcatacagAACTTGTCTcagacttattttacttagtgtaatgccctcaagttccatgttgctgcaaaaataataatttcctttttatggttgaatactATGTTATTCCATTCTATAGACATACATcatgtcttctttatccattcgtTCACTGACAGACAACTTAGGTCATTCTGTCTTGTAAATAATCCTACAATGAACATAGGTATTCAGGTATTTCTTCAGATAgtaatttcatttccttcagataaacacccagaagtcaAATTTCCTTCTTACAAGGACCCTAGACACTGGACTAAGGCCAACCAAATTCAGTATGACCTTATCCTAACTGGATTACACctgcaaagatcctatttccaaataagtcaCATTCAAAGGAGCCAGGGGTTAGAACTTGAACATATCTTTAAAGGAGACACAATTAAACCCACAACAGCAATTATttctactgtaaaaaaaaaatttagtttgatTCCCTTGTATCTTTTGTTTCCAAAGTGTGCAGCAATGAAAAACCCTGCTGCAGAAACCGAGCACATTCAAGTTTGGGCTGAATAACTAAACCGTActatttatttctagatcttTGGTTTTGAAAAAAAGCTCCCCCGAATTCTAAAGTGTATGACTAGGTTCATCCCATGTGTAATCGAGAGAAACTGGACTGATTTAAAAGATATCTACCAGTTcctaattaaaacttttttaaaacagtggCACAGCAAAATCCAAAACTGATTAACAAGCATAAAGTCTACTATTGAGACTGAGTCTGTTGTGTGGGGGCACCAAAATGAATTTCTGCCATGCACTGAGTCTGTATGCATCAACACTCACACCTGCCTAATACAACTCCGACATTTTGTAAACTCATAGAACTGACATTTTATAACAGCTCAGTATCAGAAAAACCTTAGGAGACTTGGACCACTTTTCTAAGGATTGAGGCAGCTTGAAGGTGAGACCTTAATTTTAAAGAGACTGTGAGTCCAACCCATAAGTCACTCCAAATTGCATTGACACTACACTGTAAGCAAGCACAGTGAAGTGCCAAATCCTCATCTTTCCTGTAGCTACTGCATTTCAAGTTCTCTTCTTGGAACACCATTTATGTGTGCTCACACTTGGCTAGTGCTGAGACAGGCTCAATGTGCCTGCTGGGTGGTCCCGACTTCTACCTTCAGCCTCACCACCTCCCTGCCTAAGACTATACAGGCGATTCCAGAAGGAAAGAACCAGCCACATGCCACCTCTTTTCCTTCTCACCACCCTCCATTCCATTCAGTGGCAGCATCCCTGCCTGCAGGCTTCTACGTGTCCCAAGCCAAGGGTGGCTGAGCAGCTAGTCTGGGAACAAGGAAGCCAGAACCCTGCAACAGAGGGGCACACCGATCCAAGGATGCTACCATGAGACATGAATTTTTCTTATAACTTCCCATTTTAATTGAACACAGGTAAACAGGTTGTTTAGATAATCACATTAAATAATTTCACATTATTCTTGGGTTAGAACCCAGCACAACTGGTAGCAACTGACCTCCACTGATAAGAGGGAACACCAGTACCAGCCcttgtcttcctcttccttctccctgtaTCTCCCATTCTCCTGAACATGCTGGTAGTGAGAGTAAGGACTTTTACATCAGAAGGTCCCAAACCAATTATTTTTACAATGTAAGTGCAAGTGACACATCTGAACAAACTTCAGGAATCAGAAAACCTACACAACAAATGACTACAATATGCTATACAAATAACCCAAGATGAAGGTATATTTTTTCCcagcttttttattcttttaacatctcaacaaaaaaaatttccccaaagtttaaaaaacttgaaaaaatagttttgtattATTTACAAACATATAAGTACAGGTTCCGATATCATACAAACATTACCACGATAGAAATACAGTGGGGAGGCATGATATAATCCACTGCCTCTTGGATGGTGTAGGCTCATGGATGTCTTCACGTTCCACCTACCTCTGTTACTTGTTATCCTGATACATAAACTATTAGGCACCTGAGAGGTTGGAAGACTACTGAACATCATGTTCAGTGTATATTTTGATCTTCATATTTTGATCTCGGTATATTTTGATCTTCATAACCCCTTTATAAGGTTACTCCATCTACAACTAAGCTACCTTTACTGTCATTATCCtaaatgattaaatattaacCACAGGAACTATTAATATGTACACCAatcaaattaaacataaaattgtgTAGCCACGTTGTATAGCCTATATATTTAAATGCAGGAAATTCCCTAGTGCTTTGTGGGCAatctaaaatttattaaagagacATTTCCATGCtttggactatttttttaaaaaacatttaaaaaatgactgacaATAATTGGAG carries:
- the LRRN4 gene encoding leucine-rich repeat neuronal protein 4 — translated: MWLALLLSLLPTARALSLAGPHHQRVLLFRLTQQGPSGSGVSNTTDSPCEGLFPTGATTLTLANRSLARLPSCLPSSLRSLDGSHNLLSVLNASELGHLPQLQVLTLHHNRISTLLWGPGWPTGLHTLDLGYNKLAALPPCAGPALSSLRTLELAGNPLQSLPPRAFACFPELRLLNLSRTALGSGAQGDIADTAFAPLATLEVLDLSGTLLKQVQSGWIRDLPKLTSLYLKNMPRLRSLEGDIFKMTPDLQQLDCQDSPALTSVQTHIFQDTPRLQLLLLQNCNLSSFAPWTLNSSQVLSINLFGNPLTCSCELSWLLVNAKKIVLTRAADTLCAPAAGSLGAFSAPLPLSQLPSVCHWDQSTTLFDSNPPSSLCCTQTPSTQGPFILPSTAPSTQAVGGPQSVTTAPSHTVGPTSGAALSHSSVGEGATASATISTSGPKNSSHPPRAASTAGTEHEVHTARFVLDPNISAATTPPASKQLGLFPASGSPLSTPQHDWKTQATPQAPHPSRSEGEIPILLLDDSSESEDEEVRAPPKDVPCDYHPCKHLQTPCADLQRRLWCRCPGLSREDTIPDPPKLQGVSETTDTSALVRWCAPNSVVRSYQIRYSPEGWPGNQSVVGDIYVTARQHTLYGLSPGTTYRVCVQAANSAGLSQPKASGWREPCATFTTKPSFVLIFAGLCAASGLLLVCTLLLTLCLCRRGRRPHRQSYDTHLVAYKNPAFDYPLKLQSFS